The Manihot esculenta cultivar AM560-2 chromosome 17, M.esculenta_v8, whole genome shotgun sequence genome contains the following window.
TGGAAAGGTTCATATGGTGATATCATGAGTAGTGAGGACTGCATTGGCAAAATATTAGACAGGTATTGTCACTTCAGTTGACTAATGTTTGTCTGTCCAGATAACTGATATTCCTTAGCTGAGCTGGGGGGAAAAAAAGGGCAAAAAAGGCCTCCCACCTTCCCCAACgcccaaaagaaaaaggagaaccCCCGAAATTCCCTAATCCCAATCTGACCCCAACTCCTAGAAGATTATTTTTGCAAGCATTCTGTTTACGTCGTTTCCATGAATCTAGCTGTGAATCCTAGACTTATTTGTTCATTATATCTCATGTTCTGTTGTATtctatttatgtatttattgaaatttggcTTGTTTGCATTGGTTATGGATTCACAATTTCAGGGTCGTGGGAATTTGTTGATGAAGCAGCCATCTTACTTCGGAGGGCAAAATGGCTTGAAGTTTGCAATCGCAGCGTTCATGTGGATGATGCCGAAGCCCGAACCTAGAAGCACAAGTAGAAATAGGGAGTAAAACTATAGCAAGGAGTATATACATCCCGTGGAAAACTTCTCTCATGTTTTAATATCATGTTAGTTCCTtggaaaattttatcattttaattaggAAATCTTAGTATTTAAGACTGGCAACTTTCTCCTTTAACGTTACTTGTTACCCTATATCAAAATGGATGACCTTGTAAATTTCCTTGTATTGTGTTTTCATAAGGATTTGTTTGTCTTTGGATTGACTTTCACTTTGAAAATATAcattatattcaaattttgttTTTGTTAGTGATTGAGATTAATCTTCATTTTGATTAAGCTGAACTTATTGTGAAAATTAACATTGTCACTTTTTCCTATACGATAATCTActtattcattttttatataattaattttgattgaaTTCAAATTCAAATGAATAATTCTTATAAAGAGTGATAATTTCTTCTCAAACTTCTTTAGaagtatttttcttaaaatcccAATTTACGTGGTCATAACTTGAAGTCAATCTATAAAACCCATCAAATGCCTAGCCTGCTTAAGATTGATTGGCATAGTGCTTGATTTTGAAACGGCGGAATGAATCTCCGCCCATGATGGAAATATGAAAAAGGTAAAATCCATTGAATTACCAAAATAAATTCGATTTATTATATATTCaaaacatattaaataaattttatttataaaaaatttatggtggatagaaattaaataaattttttaaaattatctaaaattttacattataaaaaaataatatttaaaatatattttctctgATTTTCTACACAAAATAGACATAAACCCTAGATGTCTCTCTCAACTCTCCGAAGCAAGGCCGAAGCACAAACATAAAAAAAGAGTAAGagggaaaaagagaagaaacgTCAGCAAATAGAATAAGCGGCAGCTATGCCACGTGGTTACGGGGTAACTTCAGGGCTAAGGCCAGAAGAAATTTTGTGGCAGGGAAGAGGATGGTCCAAACGTAATTTTAAGCAGCTGAAAACTATCACTTCAATTTCTATGGCCACTCCTTTGATCCTAAGAACCTCTCTTCTTTGGACACTACACTCCCACCACAGCCACCCCCTCTCTTTCTCTAAACCCTTCTCCTCTGTTTCCTTCTCTGCTATATCCAAATCCAAGTCTCATTCCCTCAATTCCACCAAGGTATCACCATTTTCATGAATAGACTCTGAATTTCAAGCAATGCTTCTAATGATTTCTGGCTTTATAATCTGTTTCTTCATGTTGTTAGATGGAAGGTAGTGAAGTGGTTGAGGAAATTACTGAGATTACAGAAACCAAAGTAAACGAgaagaataaaatatttgtGGCTGGAGCAACTGGAAGTACTGGTAAAAGGATTGTCGAGCAGCTACTAGCAAAGGGTTTTGAGGTCAAGGCTGGGGTCAGAGATTTAGAGAAGGCCAAAACTACCTTTGCTAAAGATAACCCGTCTCTTCAAATTGTTAGTATTTTCAATTTCTCAGTGTTTAACAGTTTGTAGTTGGCGAATAATTAATTGGGTTATTTTAGTTTTTGGCATTGTTTGTTTCTTTATAGAGGTTTTGTAATGTGGATTTTATTTTGCAGGTGAAAGCAGATGTAACGGAGGGGTCTGCCAAATTGGCAGAAGCAATAGGGGATGATTCTGAGGCTGTAATATGCGCTACTGGATTCCGGCCTGGGTGGGACTTGTTTGCTCCGTGGAAGGTCAGTTGACGTTAGTTTCTTCTTCTGCTTGTTATGATGGCTTTCTATAgtttctctttcaaaattttctttttgtctCACTTTAAATTTCAAGTCATGAAGGTATAAATTTTCAGTATTTATTTCAAACAGTTCTTGGGGCTGCATTGTCAGTACTTTCTACTACGTTTCAATTGACAAAAAGATTCTATTTGAGTTTTTTTTCCCCTGCAATTAAAAAACCTAACGAAGATCTGTATGTTCTCTGAGAAATGGCTGGTTAATTGTGCTGCAAAATCCATTTGGTTACAAGAGGAACGTGCATACTAATGTTGCTGTTGTTAATGGTGTGATTGCATTCTTGTTAGTTTTTTGAGCAAGCACCGGTTCTGAAATGGAAGAGGAGGTTATTCTTAAGAAAAGGCCTCTCTCAGGTGAAGTCAACCACAGTATCTAGGTGCATTAGAGTCTCCACGGTGAAAGCTACTCAAATTTAGATCTCTGAAAGCCTAACCGTTCTCTTCTATTCCAGGATTTGACAAATCTAGTTAAATATGATAGAAATGTTAAGTGGTGAATATGGCAGATAGACACAAAAGGTGTATGGAGTGCTTTCTTCATGCCGCAGAGACATACATCTGTTTATTTGGCTGCATGTATTTCCCAAGTGAATTTTTATCTGATATCTAGACACAGTAGGAAAGATTGCACATGTTAAGGTTAGAAAAATGCTATTTGCGATGGTAACTATGAAAATTGGTCACAATCCAGAATCCAATGTCCAATTTGGTTGAATGTGCTTACTTTTATCATGTAAATATACATATGACAGATCCGGGCTGCAAACCTGCATTGATCCCATGAGTCATCTATTGAATGATGGGCTTATATTATATCAGTTGCTTTATTGCAGGTTGATAATTTTGGCACGGTTAGCCTTGTCGATGCTTGTCGCAAACTTGGTGTGAACAGATTCATTCTCATCAGCTCCATTTTAGTCAATGGAGCAGCTATGGGTCAGATGCTTAATCCAGCTTACATCTTTCTCAATGTTTTTGGACTGACCTTAATAGCAAAGCTTCAGGCAGAGCAATATATCAGGAAATCTGGTATAAACTACACCATAATTAGACCTGGTGGGTTGAGAAATGACCCCCCAACAGGGAATGTTGTAATGGAGCCAGAGGTACTGAGGTCCATCTCATACATTTTAGATAATTCTCCTAACCGTCACGATTAAGAATTTATTGATGTAATCTCACACTCTCTCTTTAGGATACTCTATATGAAGGAACTATATCCAGAGATCTGGTTGCGGAGGTTGCTGTTGAGGCGTTAATCCATCCAGAATCATCTTACAAAGTTGTGGAAATTGTTTCTCGTGCTGATGCTCCTAAACGTACATACCAGGATCTTTTTGGTTCCATTAAGCAACGTTGACCCTGTTCGTAGGCAGAGGCagtatttttcattttactgcGCAACGCTGGACACGTCATTGATGACTCTCTGTTGGCGGCTATTTGTTTCCGGATGTCAATGACTCACTTCTGAGCAGATGAGCCTAATTGTTTTGGCTCTTCATACGGTGTCTTAGTTATCTTTGTTCTATTAAAGATCAGAGAGTGACCTAAACCTACTATTGAAAGTATACAGTTGATGGTGATTGATGTTTGATATCTGAAATAAACGAGTGTAAATGATAAGTGCTGCTCTATTTTGTTATAGATTCTGTTGAGTTAGGTTCTCCGTGTCTTAAGGACCAATGCATACACAAACCAAGTTCCCCAGATGTAACAATTTATCTcagcattattattattattttttccccTTCAAGTATCATATGACAGTAGTACAAACAAGAACCAAGAGTTGCAGAATTTCATGAATGAAAAATAAGCTTATGTAATTTCTTAACCGTCCACCACTTGTCTGGTTATGCGAGAACTGAAAGAAGAATTGAGCACTCCATTAGTAGCAAGCAATATCTGCCAGAAAAGTACCAAAAACAATAGATGACCATATTTAAGAGAACCAAGCAGCCATAGAAGCTAGGACTGCAAGTGCAGCTGGAACTCCCAGAGCCACTCCAGAGCTTTCCATTGGTGCTGGTGGGATTCCTCCTAAATCTTCAACTGCAGCTGATGTTCCAAAAGCATTAGAAGCCAGAAGAATCATGATACAAACGGTGAAGAACATAGCCTTCCTTCCACCCTCCATTTTCACCAAGTTGCACAGAGCCTGAGACCTGAAGAAGCAGAAGTGACTCAAAAGAATTTGGGTTATGATGGAGAGGAGTAAATGGTTTTTATAGATAAGATTTTTAAGGAAATAATTAAGGAATCTGCCAGCTATATTATGTTGGTTTAACCCTAAACAGAATGATTTAGGGAGAGCGTGCTTTGATGTTTGAAATGAATTATTACtcccattttataaaaataggtCTACTCTTTTTTTCACCTATCTTATATTATATGCTaccttttttaaataataattcattcttattttttttaatattacgctatttaatatactttaaaaaataaaatttattaattctcaGAATAAATTAGTAATACGAGTTATTAACTACATTTGCCTAGGTATTATTGGGTTAGGGATAAACTAATTTAGAAACTTTAAATCTCGAGAAGCTAATAAATTCAACTTGTTCTGttagcattttattttaattttctgaaaaattaaGGAAAATATTTCCAATGATAAATTAACTTTATGAGAAACGAAATTCCCATGAAATGTGAGAGTTACAATGagcaattttttaaatcatgtatgtttaaaaaaataattttaaaatgatgcagaatccgaaaatattttcggattctgtgTGTCAACCCAACTTGTTCGGCAGTCATACTGCCGAACACGCTGGTTCGACACTCATAGTGTCGAATAACAGCAAGTTCGACACTATGAGTGTCCAACTTTGCTCATTTGTGCCGCGGGCAAATTATCTGCCCGAAGAGAAGCAGGCCAACATTCTTCGGCACTCTAAGTGTCGAAGATGTGAAAGCTGCATGCACCTGCATGGTGCATGCAtgcaattatataaaaaaaaaattattatttattttaataaataataattttaaaataataaataaatagaatggatgaaatgtttttaaaaattaaattattatattaataagaaaaatatttcattttattttcataattattatttattttaaaaatattaaattgtatattttctaataaaattatttacaaaaacttaaacattaataataaataatttattattattataatataaattatttattttaaaattattaatttttaatatatattaaaaaattttaacaaaaatttaaatataactataaattatttattattataatataaaaaataaataataattttttttatataattgcaTGCATGCACCACATGGCCTCAGGCTCGTGGAAGCCTACAGGCTTTCACATCTTCGGCACTTAGAGTGTCGAAGAATGTTGGCCTGCTTCTACTCGGGCAGATAATTTGCCCGAGACACAAATCAGCAAAATTCGACACTCATAGTGTCGAACTTGCTATTATTCGACACTATGAGTGTCGAACCAGCATGTTCGGCAGTATGACTGCCGAACAAGCTGGGTTGACATACAGaattcgaaaatattttcgaattctgcatcattttaaaattattttaaaattatttttttaaatatacatgatttgaaaaattgctcaGTTACAACTAAATTAGATtttaatgtaatgaaatgtagttgaaaaaaataagttaattttgGTAGAAAAAGAGCAGAAATGAAACAAGATTCTTATTTAGCAAAAGGGTACTGCAGACTACGCCCTAGGAAACTGAAAAGACCTATTGCACAAGGCCAAACTATGAAAATAATTCCACCTCGTCAGATGCACTTTTCATGTTTCCTATCTGAAAACAAACCACAACAAATACTTTATTGCAGAATCAGGTCATTTCTGAAAGAGCCAATATGGTATGACAACTTTTCGAAACAGAGGTCAATGCTGCTTCTTCCCAATTGCTCATTACCAGGCCTGTAAAATATTGTCCGCAATTTCATCTGCCAAGTCCATGCTTCACCTACACAAATTATGTAGAACAGCAAAATGACAAACTTCAGGAGTTAAAAATTGAGATTGATGTTGTGTCTCATTTTCTTTGATGTGGGTCACAGCATGTCTGAACAGTGCAAAACTGTTCAAAGAATGGCATATCATTAGAAGGAAAAGCACACGACATACAGTGAGGTATGATGGATGTTGTCATGATGATAGTAGAATATTTACTAAACATGAACTTTATAAGATGTTGCATCAAAATGTATGCTTTTCTCGGAAGCCAGGCCAGTATCTAATCTATGGCCTATGGTTATTCAGGTCAGTCTATCTTGATGTTAATGTAGTTTTAATGTTCAAACATTTGCTAGGATGCCAATAAAGGTCAAATGCCAGTTGTGATGGTTACCTTATCAGCGGCAGTTACATCCTAGAGGATCAACAAGTGTCTCCCCAACAATCAATAAGTGATTTTGTCGGCAAATTCATAGTTGGGCGCGCATCTTAATGGCAAACACATGGACGCTCCTGATGACTTTCACCTAAAACTTCTAATTTTCATTGTTGCTCCCCGCCCCAACTATTATAAGGACTACTAGTTGTCCCATTATGATTTAGACAACAGATCATGTATTTGTGTCTCTTTCGAAACTACAGATGACAAACAACAAGTCTATGGCATGTTCCTGGTAATTGATGCCAACAAAAAGGATCAGTGTATCAAACTCACCTGAGCAAATAGAAATGGCCCACCATCTCTCATTCTAAGTGCATCATGCTCCATGACTGCCAAGTCAGCTCCAACTGCTGGTGCAAGGTCAGTCTTGTTTATAACCTAGAATCATGGACAAAAGAATCAGACCTAAgggtaaatatatttttttaaaattggtcAATGTGATAGATATCAGACTTTGATAGCCACAACAAGTGGGAAGACACGTACAAGGAGATCCGCTTGGGTAATGCCAGGACGCCCTTCAGAGGAATTTTATCACCACCAGATACATCTACTATATATATGATACAGTCGGCCAATTCCCTACTGAAGTTAGCAGATAAATTATCTGCACCCAAAAAATTCAAGCAGAAGATAAAACTTCTCCACTAGAtcagaattataaaataaaattcctaACAGAGAATTGCTTTTCTTAGTAAAATTTATCATGGGTGCAAAAAATTCTGCATCATTAACTTGACGTGTTTCCCAACTTCTGACCAAATAGCAAGAACAATTATTTGGAATTGTAAATCAAAATACCAAGCTTAACTCAGTTATGACCAAAAAGCATTCAATCATTTATGAAATATGCAAAGCTGTGTTATAAATATGCATAGCTGTAAAAGGCATGTACTAGCAACTTAACTCCACCAGATTCGCAAAGTAGTATGTCTGCTTTGAATAATTTAGAAAGCTACTCAAGAGGGCCTAGGTTAATGCTGATATCTTCACAAATTGCAGCATGAGGACAGCCACCAGTTTCCACAGCTCGAATCCTTTCTTCAGGAAGTGCTCCATGCTTAATCAAGAATTCACCGTCCTCCTTTGTGAATATATCATTTGTCACCTGAAAGATAGTTCCATTCTCAAGCTGCTTGTCGTGAATTTAAAACAAGTAATGCTAAATAAATGAACACATTTTCATTTATGATAATACAGTTATGCAATTCTTGCTTATGACAGTTCCAAGATTTTCTGCATCTTTCCAGCTGGTGAAGATTATATCATGAATTAAGAATCCCGCTGCCTTTTCTGATGCAATGAGAATTTTGGTGGGTTTTAGCAAAGCTATAGTAGAATAGGTAATTTTTGAGGTCACGAGGCCAATTAGCTGTTCACTACACTGCATTCAAGAAGAGAAACCAATCTACCTTCAAACCCTTCTTGATTCAATTATCAAGGAGAACAAGTAAATCTTAAGAATTACGAGAGAGTCCATAAGTTAAGCCAAAATAATTTTGTTCATGAGTGAGCATGTAAACCCTATCGTCAAGAAACTTTTAGCAAAAGATACTTTGAAGATTGGATGAGATAGATAAAAGTTGATCAGCAAAATCATTCCCAATGATTTCTTTGGGAGGACACTTACTGCAGCAAGACTGTACTTGTCCCGGAAGAACCGACATGTAGCACACATTAAAGCAGTTCTCCTGCACTGTGTGAAATGACATTTCATCAGAATGCATTCCTGAGTTTTAGCAACAATGCAGATAACGAAATAGATGGAggaggaaaaggaaaaaaaagaaggcATAAAGTAAAAATTCCTATTATTCCTTAAATTTATCCAGGATTATGAGTAGGTGCAACATTGTTAAGGAACGAAAATGTCAAACAAAAGCAAGAAATTCTTAATATTTGCACAACGGATTAGAACCTGAAAATTAGAAAAACTATGCATTGATTCAATGAATATAATGAAAGAAGTGGTATGTCAACTAGCAAcatcaataatttataaatgCTTACTAGAAGAAGAATAATTGAGATAATACCATCAGTAGCATTGCAATATGAAGCACAAGGGAAAATGAActtgaaaaaaaaaggagaaaccTACCCAGTACTACCAGGGCAACCGACACCAACAGTGAAAGCTCTTTCATTGAAATCCCTAGTGACGATTGGTGTAGCTCTTCTGCTGAAGTAGCCAGGAGAGTAAATGGGTTCATGAGATGAGGTGCTAACCCATCATGGCTGTGATACACTATTCCATCTGGGCCTACCCATGACATCATTTGACTGTTCCACCATTGGCAAACAACGAACCAAGCAAACAGCCTGCTTAATCCCCATAACTTGAAAAGCAAAAACAAGAACGGGATTAGGAAAATTGGTTGCTATACTACTATTAATGCAACTATGTCGACATACTTTCTGTTGGAACTGACCACTGCTAAATAGTTGTTTGTACTTTCCATGGAAATTTTGAATTACATTGCTGCTCAGGGATTTGGCTGAGAAGAACTTTTATCAGACAAAGTTCACATCAAGAATGTTTATTAGACAAAGTTTCATTATTACCATTTAGACAAGGTGAGGCACGTATCCTTGCTCAGAGAGACGAGATGTCAATAAACGCAATActgaataaatacaatttgCTTCAGGATGAATCTGATCACCAGTAATAAAAGTATGCAAGCCATTCTTGAGTTCAATCCAGCTGCACCCCGGTGCCTTCTTCACATTTTGTTGTCTCATTGTATGTCTAACGTCCAACACTTCTTTGTATCGACCAGCAGTTACATAAACATTTGACATTAATACATAACTACCACAATGCCCAGGATCAAGCTCAAATATGTGTCGTGCCACGATCTCAGCCAGATCTGCATTACAATGGAGTTGACATGCAGCCAATAAAGCTCTCCATGCAACTGGGTTTGCTTTCACAGGCATTGTTTTTGCCAATTCATAAGCTTCCTCGAGCTGTCCAGCCCGACCAAGCATGTCAATAACGCAAGCATAATGATCTATGCTTGGAGTCACCCCATATTTCAATTCCATTTGCCTGAGAAACTCTCGTCCCAGGGTCACAAAACCTGCATGGCCGCAAGCTGACAGGACACCTACAAATGTAACCTCATTGGGCATGAATCCTGTAGCACACATCAGTGAAAACAGACCTAATGCTTCATTGCCATAACCATGCATACCATAACCCAAGATCATTATGTTCCATGATGCCACATCCTTACAGATCATTTGATCAAAAACCAAGTGAGCATCCCTCATACTCCCACATTTTGCATACATGTCCAAGATGGCATTATTCAGTAGAACATAATTGATATCTTCGCTTTTTCCATCTTTTGCCAACCCATTTACTATAATGTAGCTATGGATCTCTCTTCCATGCATCAATGCAGCCACATGAGAACAAGCAGCAAGAACCGTTTTAATGGTAACCAAATCAGGGTGAATCCCATAATTAAACATCCTATTAAAAAGCCTCAAAGTTTCGTCATAATCAACAGCCTGCTCACTAATAGATATAATTGAATTCCATGAATAAATATCTTTCTCATCCATTTCTTCAAAAATCTCCAATGCAACAGCTATACAGTCGCACTTCCCATACATATCAATCAATGCATTGCAAATGGAAAGATCTGAACCAAACCCAACTTTTATCACAAATCCATGAACCGTCCTCCCTTTATCAAAATCCCCGGTCACAGCAAAAACTGACAAAATACCAGTAACTGTAAACCCGTCAATTGGAACCCCTTCTTTCCTCATTCTCCTAAAAACCCCCAATGCTTCATTGAACTTACCAGTCTGCGCACATCCATTAATCATGGAATTCCACAACACAACATCCCTTTCGGGCATTTTATCAAACAGCACATGCGCCTCATCCACTAACGCAAACTTCAAATAGCTACTGACCAAAGCACTACCCACAAACACATCCAACTCCAATCCAAGTTTAAACGCCAACCCATGAATCTTTTTCACCTCGTAAACCTCCGTAATCTCACAAAGCCCCTTAAGTAAACATGGAAGCGTAACCTTATCTGGCAAAACACCTAGTCTTCTCATCtctttataaaattcaattccATATCTTGCAAGGCCATTGGAAACAAATCCAGAAATGATGGCGTTGTGAGTAAAAACATTACGATCACAGTCCGGGGTGCTGTTAAAGACCAGAAGGGCCTGATTCATTCGGTTGCATTTAGCGTACATGTTGATAAGGCTGGTGGTGTATGCGGGAGATAAGGCCTGAAGACCAGTAATAAGCAGCTGGGCATGAAGTTGTTGGCCTTTCTTGAAGCTCTTGTCGAGGATACATTGCTTGAAAGAAGCAACACAAGTGGTGATATTGTAAAGTGGGCTTGCAAGTGATGAAGTAGAGAAGTAAAAGGTACAAGGAGGGAGTTTGGTGGTTGGGATTTTGAAGACTAGAGCTGCTTTCTTCATTTAACAGGGATTTCCAAGGGTGTAAAACCTGGAAAGCATAACTGCAGCTTTTAACTCCCGAATTCTACCTTTGCTTCTCGTCAGGTTTAGCAATCATACAAATGAACTCTGCAATTGCAACAttcatgctttttttttttttgcctttcAAAATAAAGTGACTGCTTTTTTTGCCAACAAATTCCCATCTCCCTGAAACTCATTTCTCCTTCTCAAGTCCATAACCAACAAAAGAAGCAAATTTTCTACACATAATTGAACATAAGTAATGAGAAAAGATAAACAAATACATCATACTTATTTCACCAGTAATTTACAGAGTATAGTTGACAGCTAGTTTCTTGGAGGCAAAAGTTAAGAAACGGCTGGAGGACCTATAACCAAGGAAGAAAAACATAGTGATCGAGGAAAAATGATCAGTTATTAGCCGCAGCGGAACATGATTTTATAGCTGATTAATTCACATTCTGGAAATTTCAAATCATATCAATGGGTTTGCTCTACTGGAGAAGAAAGAAATTAGAATAAAGAATGAATTGTTGAGAAATGAAAATGCACGTATAGTGATTATTACTTCGATTTTGAGTTGAGACGCTATGATTCTTCTTTGGGATGAGAGCAGGGAGAAGAGAAACCACTGGATGCGAGGCAGGGAGAAAAGAAACCGCTGGATGCGAGGTCCTGGAGGCGAGCACGGCTGGAGGTCGAGAGCAACACGAGCAG
Protein-coding sequences here:
- the LOC110605187 gene encoding uncharacterized protein At2g34460, chloroplastic, with amino-acid sequence MPRGYGVTSGLRPEEILWQGRGWSKRNFKQLKTITSISMATPLILRTSLLWTLHSHHSHPLSFSKPFSSVSFSAISKSKSHSLNSTKMEGSEVVEEITEITETKVNEKNKIFVAGATGSTGKRIVEQLLAKGFEVKAGVRDLEKAKTTFAKDNPSLQIVKADVTEGSAKLAEAIGDDSEAVICATGFRPGWDLFAPWKVDNFGTVSLVDACRKLGVNRFILISSILVNGAAMGQMLNPAYIFLNVFGLTLIAKLQAEQYIRKSGINYTIIRPGGLRNDPPTGNVVMEPEDTLYEGTISRDLVAEVAVEALIHPESSYKVVEIVSRADAPKRTYQDLFGSIKQR
- the LOC110605185 gene encoding pentatricopeptide repeat-containing protein At3g14730, with the protein product MKKAALVFKIPTTKLPPCTFYFSTSSLASPLYNITTCVASFKQCILDKSFKKGQQLHAQLLITGLQALSPAYTTSLINMYAKCNRMNQALLVFNSTPDCDRNVFTHNAIISGFVSNGLARYGIEFYKEMRRLGVLPDKVTLPCLLKGLCEITEVYEVKKIHGLAFKLGLELDVFVGSALVSSYLKFALVDEAHVLFDKMPERDVVLWNSMINGCAQTGKFNEALGVFRRMRKEGVPIDGFTVTGILSVFAVTGDFDKGRTVHGFVIKVGFGSDLSICNALIDMYGKCDCIAVALEIFEEMDEKDIYSWNSIISISEQAVDYDETLRLFNRMFNYGIHPDLVTIKTVLAACSHVAALMHGREIHSYIIVNGLAKDGKSEDINYVLLNNAILDMYAKCGSMRDAHLVFDQMICKDVASWNIMILGYGMHGYGNEALGLFSLMCATGFMPNEVTFVGVLSACGHAGFVTLGREFLRQMELKYGVTPSIDHYACVIDMLGRAGQLEEAYELAKTMPVKANPVAWRALLAACQLHCNADLAEIVARHIFELDPGHCGSYVLMSNVYVTAGRYKEVLDVRHTMRQQNVKKAPGCSWIELKNGLHTFITGDQIHPEANCIYSVLRLLTSRLSEQGYVPHLV